The window TGTCCACCATGAATCTGCATTCAGAAATTAATCGATAAGTATGTCACACATTCTACTAGACCAATTCACTAATATTCCATTTTAAAcaactactataaattaaagtaggacccacatcctagtaaatttttttcatgccacattttttttagttatgcTGATTCTAAATAAAACACTTAactactttttaaatttttatctataaagttttaaatatattttacttttatgtgAATCGTTACGCAAAAGTCAtgccattaattatttaaattaatttaaaaaatatacattcaaataaatttattgctatcaatattttttctgcGTCCGCTACTTACATGATACGTTGAGGGTTCCAAATGATGGAATAAGTGTGGAAGGCGATGGTGGGGTCGAACCAGAGGCGGAACTGCTGCTCCTTGTTGCCTTTCCCTTGTGAGTACACATTCGTGTGAACGGTGTAGGGCTCGCCAGTCGCGTTCCCCAAGAACTCGAAATCAATCTCGTCGTGACTCGGACCCTCGGAGGCCaactacacacacacaaactcaaaattagcccaaattttcaaaaatttcacacaattaaaattatcataaaatagATGAGATCAAATTACATAGAACGTGGTGACGGTGCCGGCCGAGTGTCCCGGGATGAGCTTGATCATCATGTCGAATCTCCCGAACAAGTAGTAGTTCTTGGACTGGAAACCCGAGCCGGATGATTGGTCGAGGGAGAGGCGTAGGCCACGGCCCCCATCGACGATTTGGGCGTGGCTCCCGCCGCCCCAATTGATGTCGACGTCGCGGTTGAAGTTCGCCTGCACCACTACGATTATTGTTGCTAGGAAAAGTAGAATTGAATTTGCATGAATCTTGGAAattgccatttttttttaattgttggatGGTTTTGGAATTGGAGATTGTGTGAATATATATAGGTGATTTAATTAGGGGTTGACGAAATGGAAAGAGTGGGGATAGAGAGGGGTTTGATTGCATGAACTGTATAAGGTGGACTAAGAGCTGTctatttacaatttaaaatttagtttgaGACAACTCAACGACGTAACGCGCTAATTGTTGCATCTTAACAATTATTTGAGTATTAAAATGGTTTTGTGATTTAGTATGTTACGTTTATTTTGGGTTATTATCTAGAAGAAATGGAAATTGGTgttcaaaattatactccatccgtcccaagataagtgacttgtattcctttttggggtgtcccactataagtgacctatttccattagcaaaaagtcacacctcttactttattctctcttatctcctctactttttcctctctcatactttactctctccactttaatttatttaaatatcattccttaaatctcgtgctaCAAGAAgtaagtcacttatcttgggacggatggagtattacttttgttcattggtactccctccgtcctacttaagatgacatgttttcctttttagtttgtccaaactaagatgacacatttccttttttagaaactctctctctccaattaatacacctaACCACATTTTTCCATCCCTATTAAAATGAGAAAGGATCCCTGCTGTGCATAGCAGGGGCTGTGCCATTTCTAACAggcaaaattaaatcaaagaaaaggcaaaagaaaaagaaataaaacaagtgTTGCTGCGTTTTGTTCATAGAAAATTGTGTTTTAACACAACCCCCTGCTGtgcacagcaggggatccattttctattaaaatattcatctttctttctatctctattttaatattttcatccacaatttctctctccaattaaacacattaactaATAACTCCCAAAATCCCGTGTcggctaaggaatgtgtcatcttagccgagacggagggagcagTAAATTTGGTGGAGAATGACACGAGTTTCCTACCAAATTAAAGTACGAATTTTGAAAGGAAGTTAATCAGTTTATATTTGTGCTTAATGGTGTATAGGATTatgattcatttttctattgatATACATATTTCATCTCATTGTAAATTGTATTTGAAAATCATATAGGTGTAGTTCATTTTTGGCTTAATATTGCTCTTAGATGTAAATAtacattatattgaattgGATACGtaaaaaattcacatttttgtgttcatttttatctatattaattCCGTAAAAAAATGGGGAaagaatagagaaaaaaaagtattggAGGTGttataaatggaaaatagaCTCAAcaaagtagtaattaatttttatggataatttaaaaggaaaaattgtgattattaaTTGTggacaaaataatactactccactaaTTTACGAAATTATCAAACTATGTCAAGAAAAAGGGGACATGTTACATGGAATGACTAAAATATAGGTGTCATGACTATTGAATAATGGGTTGGGAGAATATTATTTAGTCTTAGCCATTCGTACAAAAACCTTTCACGATATGTGAACAAAGAAATTGTTTCAATAATGACAGATAAAATACGAGTTGACTaacgaaattaaaattgataattatataGATGAACACATGCATAAGTTGTGGGCCGGACTGAGGTAGGTTGCAACCCCttaaaaacatttgaaattattcaaataattttgaaagtttttagagatatttttttttaattttgtgttctacaaattatcatttttattattaaaatagttagattttatattttaatttttgaacatTTGTTTCTTGTTACTATTGGTCAAACCTATATGCataatttctctttcttccaAGATTATGTCAAGCGGTGGAAATAATAGAGGTTTTCAAAGTTTGTGAAACGGTAATTAagtttgaataattgaatttgtatatgttctgatttgcaaaataattttatcgaCAATCGCCCCCAATGAATATACTCATCTTGAAAGGATcgataaaatagaaatacccatttatttcaaaacgttataaaacattattattaatgaaagGATAAAAAATATCGGTGATTAAATTAGATAGTTAACAGaccaaaattacaaataatatgttttcatttatttaaaaatatgttattaTTGCAAAATGGTGTGTACACTTTGACGCCATCGACGTTACCACATGGATATCAATGCATTATTGAATACTCGCCACCGACAATTGgtccattttatattttataaataaataactttttccatttaaattgaattcaatttcgTATTACCctaatatattagtttactcccaaatttttattactttatggTCTTATTATGATACCTTCAAATACATAGTGGTAGAGTTCCAAGatgtaaataaatacatagataaataaatttaaagctAGTCAATATCAATTCTTAGTTACTTTTTTGACATACCAAATATAATTTGgaaatgcaattaaattttatcagTTAGCTGATTTTACCAAACAAAAGGtttataattgaatatcataattaacttcaaattcaatttcataaaattgcaattacaACATCATTCCAAATTCAGTTACCAAACAACAACCTCAATATAATCTCTAtggaaattaaagaataaCACAACTCCTCAATGTCGCTTTGCTTCTCGTTCAGCCtgcaacaaaaatattattttcttcataatcAAGCAAAGGCGTGACAACACAAATCTCAAATAAATTCGTTCAAATCAAGATTccacataaaataaactaaagtCGAACACTTTGGGGCCCACcacattttaatactatttcttttttcaaagGGCTGAATTTGTTGGAGTTAAATTTAATCTTTCACATAGGAAAAATCGAGCCAATATTGAGGAGGTCGTTCTTTTCTAGACAATATATTATAATCCCATTTTAGCTAGAAGTTGTTATGATTCATCGTGGTCGACTTTATTAATGTCGATAACTTAATTCAAGATCAATTTAAACCTATGTATAAGATTAATCGTGTTTGATATTAATCAAGTTCAATATCATTGAAAAGCCGAGcaatttaattcaagtttAACTTTAGACTTATTTGACGAACAATTATAGTTGTCTTATCGTTTTGACAAATGGAATCTTCCAATTTTGTTAacataatatcattattttcagATCAAATACTCCCCTTTCCCGTAGAAAtaagtcatattttattcGTTTATCTTTTATAATAGTCCAAATCTAGTTATGATaacttttttcctcttttgctTTCAATTCACTACacaattttaactattttttctccatctctcttactttactgattatgcattaaaactcgtatcaaCCCTAAATGGTCAATTTCTAtgagatagagggagtatattaacca is drawn from Salvia hispanica cultivar TCC Black 2014 chromosome 6, UniMelb_Shisp_WGS_1.0, whole genome shotgun sequence and contains these coding sequences:
- the LOC125192661 gene encoding xyloglucan endotransglucosylase/hydrolase protein 24-like, which encodes MAISKIHANSILLFLATIIVVVQANFNRDVDINWGGGSHAQIVDGGRGLRLSLDQSSGSGFQSKNYYLFGRFDMMIKLIPGHSAGTVTTFYLASEGPSHDEIDFEFLGNATGEPYTVHTNVYSQGKGNKEQQFRLWFDPTIAFHTYSIIWNPQRIIFMVDNIPMRVFTNHAASGVPFPTSKPMRVICSLWNADDWATQGGRVKTDWTKAPFIAHYRNIKLSGKPCATASSCGSGNDTFSNEAWQTQGLDANGRNRIRWVQQKHMIYNYCNDPPRFPQTPHECKASRF